A region of Tigriopus californicus strain San Diego chromosome 7, Tcal_SD_v2.1, whole genome shotgun sequence DNA encodes the following proteins:
- the LOC131883495 gene encoding uncharacterized protein LOC131883495, which translates to MWDELRGQDKILSEGTECEVNVPHLIEKPLGVFEKYAITRTRFLRSSYGLAHVSRVGSISLTLSVTIERYYSVCHPLSQFKIKRYLLTISLLFAIVYNIPRFFELSLYETKSGDYGVVTTDLRRNPYYSLLYIFWAKFLLVEMIPYVIMIGLNILIFRRVKQLVKMRSEVGIEPASGAVHQDEIDLAVILLAIVCIFIFCQSFKIIPDIYEVCTCTQNRIRTRACKGTWTIEFIIDMSHCFLALNSSINFFIYIIKGGKFREAILKRFLTIGPRTDVQTRSATNYEMVVVQAPSPPKAHQNVSKADNPDSQAPVDTKPIREDGIIKDESVVPNSKEQSEELDQNLRWPFLMYDMPTILVEDDEHQKSPRVSIWSRKSSSNSHIWFFKRAPSSTSKSETSKSESNSHADDKSSNGVSGMFLWVAPRPPI; encoded by the exons ATGTGGGATGAACTAA GAGGTCAAGATAAGATATTGTCTGAAGGAACGGAATGTGAGGTTAACGTGCC ACATCTAATTGAAAAACCACTTGGTGTGTTCGAAAAATATGCCATCACAAGAACACGTTTTCTCCGTTCCAGTTATGGTTTGGCTCATGTGAGTCGTGTGGGATCCATCTCCTTGACCCTCAGTGTCACCATAGAGCGTTACTATTCAGTGTGCCATCCGTTGAGCCAGTTCAAAATCAAGCGCTACCTGTTGACCATATCCCTTCTCTTTGCCATTGTCTACAACATCCCTCGCTTCTTCGAACTCAGTTTATACGAGACCAAATCCGGCGATTACGGGGTTGTGACCACCGATTTGCGACGAAATCCGTACTACTCGCTTTTGTACATATTCTGGGCTAAATTCCTGTTGGTGGAGATGATTCCTTATGTCATCATGATTGGCTTGAATATTCTCATATTCAGAAGAGTGAAGCAATTGGTCAAGATGAGATCTGAAGTTGGAATCGAACCCG CATCAGGAGCGGTTCATCAGGATGAGATCGATTTGGCGGTCATCTTGTTGGCCATCGTGTGCATATTCATCTTCTGCCAGAGTTTCAAGATCATTCCGGACATTTATGAAGTATGCACTTGTACACAAAACCGCATTCGAACCCGGGCTTGCAAAGGCACGTGGACCATTGAGTTCATCATTGACATGAGTCACTGCTTTTTGGCGCTGAATTCCTCCATCAACTTCTTTATCTACATCATTAAGGGCGGAAAGTTTCGCGAAGCTATTCTTAAG AGATTCCTTACCATTGGACCACGAACCGATGTCCAGACCAGATCTGCCACCAACTACGAAATGGTCGTCGTTCAAGCCCCGTCACCTCCCAAAGCTCACCAAAACGTTTCCAAAGCCGACAATCCGGATTCGCAGGCTCCGGTCGACACGAAACCCATCCGAGAAGATGGGATCATCAAAGACGAATCTGTCGTCCCAAATAGTAAAGAGCAGTCTGAGGAATTGGATCAGAATCTGCGATGGCCATTCCTGATGTATGATATGCCCACCATCTTGGTGGAGGACGACGAACATCAGAAGAGTCCTCGGGTTTCCATTTGGTCAAGGAAGAGCAGTTCCAATTCGCACATTTGGTTCTTCAAGCGAGCCCCCAGCAGCACTTCCAAAAGTGAGACCAGCAAAAGCGAATCCAACAGTCACG CCGATGACAAGTCATCGAATGGTGTCTCAGGCATGTTTTTGTGGGTTGCACCTCGTCCACCAATTTAA
- the LOC131883715 gene encoding uncharacterized protein LOC131883715 has translation MEHQALTKEKFVEILQKHESTQDVKLIKINLKSGAEKGQNYSGLVVACHLEAEIKGQSKTYNWMAKVPLDDPNRFDMVRGTFLDKNEVIFYDELVPALKAFLVRKGSDIKLDFCPCVYTDFKEDIPREQCSLESLIIMEHLAQFGYTEPIDKKSGLDLAHVKLAIKSLANFHATSYAFFKNKYGSVENMIEKEPILARDYFVAQPTDTFGSLMDQFNQGMLVSSLSSLSNSDANGDKYVESYLRFAKEKMEPLKLRAQLTGPDVCKFNVLCHGDPWFNNMLFKYEDGPHGTKPVDICWVDLALTKWASPTTDISYFMYMSTTSELRKAHMNEILELYHQTLTSALNSVGEDPNLISLSELKADYKKCSFYGFMMSFMFLPMLLARKEDVLGADEFTGDFKDPNVVADMFKMVKERIKIMMENEPKIGHRISTGFLEMVESGYFTL, from the exons ATGGAGCACCAGGCCTTAACGAAAGAAAAGTTTGTCGAGATTCTTCAGAAGCATGAATCTACCCAGGACGTGAAGCtcatcaagatcaatttgaaatctggGGCTGAAAAGGGCCAGAATTACTCTGGCTTAGTTGTAGCTTGCCATTTAGAAGCCGAAATCAAAGGCCAATCGAAGACCTACAATTGGATGGCCAAAGTGCCCTTGGATGATCCGAACCGATTTGATATGGTTCGTGGTACCTTTCTTGACAAGAACGAGGTCATTTTCTATGACGAACTCGTTCCGGCCTTGAAGGCCTTTCTGGTTCGCAAAGGCTCCGACATCAAACTAGACTTCTGTCCCTGTGTCTACACTGACTTCAAGGAAGACATTCCAAGGGAACAATGTTCTCTTGAATCCCTGATCATTATGGAACATCTGGCTCAATTCGGTTACACAGAACCCATCGACAAGAAATCAGGCCTTGATCTGGCCCACGTGAAATTGGCCATTAAGTCCTTGGCCAATTTCCATGCCACATCGTATGCTTTTTTCAAGAACAAGTATGGAAGTGTGGaaaacatgattgaaaaggAACCTATTTTGGCCAGGGATTATTTCGTGGCCCAGCCTACAGACACTTTTGGAAGCCTGATGGATCAGTTCAACCAAGGAATGCTGGTCAGTTCCCTATCCTCTTTGTCCAACTCAGACGCTAATGGAGACAAATATGTGGAATCTTACTTgagatttgcaaaagaaaagatggAGCCCCTCAAGTTGCGAGCTCAACTAACCGGACCGGACGTATGCAAATTCAACGTCCTCTGTCATGGCGACCCTTGGTTTAACAACATGCTTTTCAA GTACGAAGATGGTCCCCATGGGACTAAACCTGTCGATATTTGTTGGGTGGATTTGGCCCTAACCAAGTGGGCCTCGCCGACCACAGATATATCATATTTTATGTATATGTCAACCACGTCTGAGCTACGGAAAGCCCATATGAATGAAATCTTGGAACTGTATCATCAAACACTTACAAGTGCACTCAATTCAGTGGGAGAAGATCCAAACTTGATCAGTCTAAG TGAGTTGAAGGCGGATTACAAAAAGTGTTCCTTTTATGGTTTTATGATGTCCTTCATGTTCTTGCCGATGCTTTTGGCCCGGAAAGAGGATGTTTTGGGTGCAGATGAATTCACTGGAGATTTTAAGGACCCTAATGTCGTGGCAGACATGTTCAAGATGGTAAAGGAGCGAATCAAGATCATGATGGAAAATGAACCTAAGATTGGACATCGCATTTCCACTGGGTTTTTGGAAATGGTGGAGAGCGGATATTTTACGCTgtaa